One Kineococcus radiotolerans SRS30216 = ATCC BAA-149 DNA window includes the following coding sequences:
- a CDS encoding AIM24 family protein: MAFTKVTSKVVLAEVRPGQEVLARRGAMLATTGTIAFSPVVGGPGGGAYGGGIASALARGMQGEAVPLMVAEGHGSVHYGYHGHHVTIVDLDGSQPMSVEADRLLAHDASMSSSVVFLGQQGGLRGAVRGAVTGQGLFTTQLSGRGSVAVLSHGGTFALRVGGGRQVVVDPQAYVAHVGNLRLDVATALSWRDAVGRGSGEGVQLKVSGEGTVYVQASEEKL; encoded by the coding sequence ATGGCGTTCACCAAGGTCACCTCGAAGGTCGTCCTCGCCGAGGTCCGCCCCGGCCAGGAGGTCCTCGCCCGCCGCGGCGCGATGCTCGCCACGACCGGCACCATCGCCTTCTCGCCCGTCGTCGGCGGGCCCGGCGGCGGCGCCTACGGCGGCGGCATCGCCTCCGCCCTCGCGCGCGGGATGCAGGGCGAGGCCGTGCCCCTCATGGTCGCCGAGGGCCACGGCTCGGTGCACTACGGCTACCACGGCCACCACGTCACGATCGTCGACCTCGACGGCTCGCAGCCGATGTCGGTCGAGGCGGACCGCCTCCTCGCCCACGACGCGAGCATGTCCAGCTCGGTGGTGTTCCTCGGCCAGCAGGGCGGTCTGCGCGGCGCGGTCCGCGGCGCGGTCACCGGCCAGGGGCTGTTCACCACCCAGCTCTCCGGCCGCGGTTCGGTGGCCGTCCTCTCCCACGGCGGGACCTTCGCCCTCCGCGTCGGCGGCGGGCGGCAGGTCGTCGTCGACCCCCAGGCCTACGTCGCCCACGTCGGGAACCTCCGCCTCGACGTCGCCACCGCCCTGTCCTGGCGCGACGCCGTCGGCCGCGGGTCGGGCGAGGGCGTGCAGCTGAAGGTGTCCGGCGAAGGAACCGTCTACGTCCAGGCGAGCGAGGAGAAGCTCTGA
- a CDS encoding AIM24 family protein, translating to MTWRLETPRVLVVDLDGSKGSAVRARTGSMVAYEGDVQFKNAGAGGGGGLRAALKQRVTGESLPLMEVTGRGSVHFAVGAGHLLVLDLASDVLKVESESLLCLAEGLRTDVTFTGLQGASSGQGLFTTTVTGHGQVALLSLGGPPIALRVSPQHPLVVDPDAYVGAVGNLSQSFVTDVSWRNLVGESSGEAFSLRFEGQGVVYIQPEER from the coding sequence GTGACCTGGCGGCTGGAGACCCCGCGCGTCCTCGTCGTCGACCTCGACGGCTCCAAGGGCAGCGCCGTGCGCGCCCGGACGGGGTCGATGGTCGCCTACGAGGGCGACGTGCAGTTCAAGAACGCCGGCGCGGGCGGGGGCGGTGGTCTGCGGGCCGCGCTGAAGCAGCGCGTCACCGGCGAGTCGCTGCCCCTGATGGAGGTCACCGGCCGCGGCAGCGTCCACTTCGCCGTCGGCGCCGGCCACCTGCTCGTCCTCGACCTCGCCAGCGATGTCCTCAAGGTCGAGTCCGAGTCGCTGCTCTGCCTCGCCGAGGGCCTGCGCACCGACGTCACCTTCACCGGCCTGCAGGGCGCCTCCAGCGGCCAGGGCCTCTTCACCACCACCGTCACCGGCCACGGCCAGGTGGCGCTGCTCTCCCTCGGCGGGCCCCCGATCGCGTTGCGCGTCAGCCCCCAGCACCCCCTCGTGGTGGACCCCGACGCCTACGTCGGCGCGGTCGGGAACCTCAGCCAGTCCTTCGTCACCGACGTCTCCTGGCGCAACCTCGTCGGGGAGAGCTCCGGGGAGGCGTTCTCCCTGCGCTTCGAGGGCCAGGGCGTCGTCTACATCCAGCCCGAGGAGCGGTGA